ttagtaacaagacacctggtgtggttctcaagctatatcttgctctagttaggccccatttagattatgcagttcagttttggtcgccatattatagaatggatataaattcacttgaacgtgtccagcgtaggatgactaagttaattccccaaattagaaatctttcatatgaagaaagattaacaaagcttaagttgcattcactggaaaggcgaagagttaggggtgacatgatagaggtttacaagtggatgaatggacataaccggggggatattaatagggtattaaaagtatcaacacaggacagaacacgaaacaatggatataaattggataagtttagatttaggaaagacttgggtaaatactggttcagtaacagggttgttgatttgtggaaccaattgccgcgtaacattgtggaggtggggtccctcgattgtttcaagcacgggttggacaagtatatgagtgggattgggtggttatagaataggagctgcctcgtatgggccaataggccttctgcagttacctttgttcttatgttcttcttcttaTGCTGGCCAGAAGGGTACGAAGCACGATGACGTGATCCGGAAGGTAAGAAAAGAACCGGCCAACACGAGGGGTTGGGAACAGGCGTGGAAGATAGTGACTAACCCAAGTCAAATGATGTTCTGCTCGATAGGCTGCCAGGTCAGCACACTGGGAGCCATTAATATTGGAGGCACTCTGACACGAGTCCAGAACTCTACTACGATGCTAGGATATGACATATCTCTGTTACTAAACTCCAATGAACACATCAACAAAAAGTCGTCGATGACCAAGAAGCAGCTCGCCAAGCTGTACCGCTTCCACCAGGCCCCACAACACGTGAAGCTACACCTCTACAGGATGCTGATCAGACCCATCCTGTAGTATCCGCACACGCCGCTCACACAAGCGTGTTCACAACAGAGCGTTGCGATGTGTGACTAACGTGTTGCTTACGGACAGGGTGAGCGCCGACAACCTACATACCAGATTGAAAATTGACCCGCTGAACATTCGCTTGCACAACCTCTCGTTCAAGCAGCTACACAAAATGAAAAGCATGCATCTACCCAACCGTGACGATCCTTTTGTGATACACAATACAACTATGAACTACCCGTCCAGCCCcacagttagttagtttagttcatttattatgcaccccatacccatcttgtgggcggtagtggaaagggttacagaggcacataatgggctcagggactgaactccacaattcattaagctaagcaagttacaatcttgatgagctagttataaaagtcagtataagtcgtcacatcaacaatgggttcaagatcgaccacaagtcccaCAGGACAAGGATAATGTCCCTACAGCAAAAAGTACGAAGATATATACATGACAGGGCTTCCCAAGACCCAGAGTTTTGAGCAGCCTGCCAACCTAGGACGAGTGGGAACCACCAGCCCCATTTCTCACCCTAAGTCGCACTACCAGAAGAGTGAAGCCTAAAACATAAACCCCAGCTAGTCTATAGACAAACTACTGAGCTCAAACTGCAAATGCACAGCTCTCCGGGAATCAATGCGGCGAGCCGGCTGCACCCCATCATTATACAAAAAAGCGAGCACCACACAAATCATCACATCTCATATCacacaggctcaggaacctgtacacctgttgattgacggttgagaggcgggaccaaagagccagagctcaacccccgcaagcacaactaggtgagtacaactaggtgagtacatcaccccaaaaccacaccacaGTATCACCTCTCACCAAAATACCCAGAGTGGTTGGGCCACTTACCTGTTCTTCAACTCTCCATCTCCTAACACAAACCTCTTTCAAGTTTTCCTTCATCTTCATCcaatcctttctcccccccctcttaACAGCCCTATGGTCTTTAGCAGTGAAGTAGTGGAGCAGTctacagaattcctaacacttatgtgtctgaattcaactctaaccttagaaatctaatactagctaACAGACTTAACAAAAACCAACTAATAATTTCGGGGgatttgacctctgcgagcctgataagcCTCatgctgtatgaattcctgcttcctcatacccttaatcactagacctactagaatccctgatagtactgccacagctcttgaccacatctggactaacataacctctccacttacttcaaggataatcactgataggaccacagaccattaccccacatttctcctaacattaataaaccacttttagatacaatgaagataagctttaggctgcacaatgaaacttctataagcaattttattgctgctgctgctaatatcaactgggagaatgaattaggtaacataagggacatcaacctagcagtgcaaacatttcttcagaaaactctgaGCCTCTATAACATGATAACAAACTCTGAGCCTCTATGATCTTTCTAAAAtcatttaactaagcaagttaaatgaattgtggggttcaatccctgagcccattatgtgcctctgtaaccttttccactaccgctcacaggatgggtatggggtgcataataaattaaataagcTAAACTTTGGTGTAGAGCAATGCAAAggcaggagctagaaatctggaggcttttttgtaaattagagttggtatcttaaCAAGAGCACTTGTCATTGTTTTAAGAAAAAGGTTTATCCCACTAACATCAgtggaactccaaacctttccgggtatttaaaaaaaaaagcgagagtagccccagtccacaaatgtggtgatctcactgatgtcaacaactacagacctatatcaattctgccaaccttgtcaaaaatatttgaaaaacctcatgcagctttactcttatctagccaaactcaatatacttagctcttgtcaatatggcttcagacctaaaaaaaaagcattaacgatgcacttattagtatgattaacttgatacatacagctcttgataaaaatgagttccctgttgggttatttgtggacctgcgtaaggcttttgacactgtcaaccaccaaaaccttcttcttaaattacaacattatggagtcagaggacactccctgcaatatctTCTATCAATAAAATatcaatccatcactctttgtaaaatctcttgtatgtatgtaccttacctaaataaacatttgatttgatttgatttgatttgattcagtcctaccttactgacaggctccagtatgtttctgtgaataattccatttctcccaccctacccaataacattggtgttcctcagggcagcatacttgcccCTCTCCTCGTTCTCATCTACTTTAAtgatcttccaaatgcctcccaacacctcaacccaatcttatttgctgacgacacaaccttcatttactccagtcctgaccctcttgctctgaatgttacagtgaatactgaactaaataaagtccatctttggctaactgctaacacactcaccctcaacattgacaaaactttctgttttgtttggtaataaatcctcaaatcaaattaatctaaaaataaacaatatccaaattactaacaaagttgatggtaaattccttggtgtcctcatcgataacaagctgaatttccagggacacattctaaatatagcaaaaaaagtttctaaaactgttggcattctttctaagatcagatattatgtatcttgccctgccctggtgactctctattactctctcatctatccttatctcaactatggtatttgtgcttggggttctactacccaaaatcatttatgtcctctaatcaCCCAATACAAAGCTGctgttaggacaatatctaactctgaccCCAGACagtactcggtacccttactcaaatctttgagtatgttagatattaagtcactgcacatcctctcttgtgtactctatatatttaaaactttgaattgtaatgtcaatcctgaccttaaaagcttcctagaaggttgtaacagaacccatgagcaccacaccagaaacaaatacctatttgatattccaagagtacgacttagtcaaactagaaatgctctacaaatcaagggacccagaatgtggaatgaccttcccaaccatgttaaagactgtacctctcccaaccagtttaagagaacaactaagtactacctaattaactccctgtaacctaccttaccctcaattgtcaaccaatgtcttgctgttttaaacaatgctgtttgttgaccaacttgaataattgctattttctgccatgttccccgccttgtgtatattcattttttcaacacaatttatactttaagctcaattactattaagttttaattGTGCGGCCTCACGATAGGCCTCACGATCTCGACCTCACGAAactaacctcaagatagtctaaGTGGGgtttttccccacaccttgcccgaaacgctatgcgtattagtagctttaagtattgtatgtactacctctatctttaaatccaacattgtgtttgtaactcatctatgtatgtaattttacttgaataaacatttgaatttgaattttgaatttttgatTCAGATTCGGAGTCAAgcgtacctttgactttaaggaaaagaaggtagttattcgactgtataaatctctggtgctgaTCACTTAGTTTATTGTATCCAAGCAATGAGaggtcatcttcagaaagacatggagaagctctggagaaggtgcaacaccgggcgaCAAATATAATTCCGGAGTTAAGTCACCCCCCataccaggaacagttgagggccacagggcgaaCATTGCAAGGCAGGCGTGACAGGGCGGATTTCATCAAAACTTTTAACATTCTGGACGATTTGGATGATATTGTTCCAGACATCCAGCCGGCCACAGTCAGCAACCATCCACCCGGCCCGAGTCAGCAACCATCCAGCCGGCCAGAGTCAACAACCATCCAGCCGGCTAGAGTCAGCAACCATCCATAGTCAGCAGCCGGCCAGAGTCAGCAACCATCCAGCCGGCCAGAGTCAGCAACCATCCAGAGTCAGTAACCATCCATAGTCAGCAACCATCCAGCCGGCCAGTCAGCAACCATCCAGCCGGCCAGAGTCAGCAACCATCCATAGTCAGCAACCATCCAGCCGGCCAGTCAGCAACCATCCAGCCGGCCAGAGTCAGCAACCATCCATAGTCAGCAACTATCCATAGTCAGCAGGCCAGTCAGCAACCATCCAGCAGGCCAGAGTCAGCAACCATCCAGCAGGCCAGAGTCAGCAACCATCCAGCAGGCCAGAGTCAGCAACCATTCAGCCGGCCAGTCAGCAACCATCCAGCAGGCCAGAGTCAGCAACCATTCAGCCGGCCAGAGTCAGCAACCATCCAGCAGGCCAGAGTCAGCAACCATCCAGCAGGCCAGAGTCAGCAACCATTCAGCCGGCCAGAGTCAGCAACCATCAAGCCGGCCAGAGTCAGCAACCATTCAGCCGGCCAGAGTCAGCAACCATTCAGCCGGCCAGAGTCAGCAACCATCCAGCCGGCCAGAGTCAGCAACCATCCAGCCGGCCAGAGTCAGCAACCATTCAGCCGGCCAGTCAGCAACCATCCAGCCGGCCAGAGTCAGCAACCATCCAGCCGGCCAGAGTCAGCAACCATTCAGCCGGCCAGTCAGCAACCATCCAACCGGCCAGAGTCAGCAACCATCCAGCACGCCAGAGTCAGCAACCATCCAGCCGGCCAGAGTCAGCAACCATCCAGCCGGCCAGAGTCAACAATCAGCCCTGGTCAGAGTCAGCAACCATCCAGCCGGCCAGAGTCAGCAACCATCCAGCCGGCCAGAGTCAGCAACCATTCAGCCGGCCAGTCAGCAACCATCCAGCCGGCCAGAGTCAGCAACCATCCAGCAGGCCAGAGTCAGCAACCATCCAGCAGGCCAGAGTCAGCAACCATCCAGCCGGTCAGAGTCAGCAACCATTCAGCCGGCCAGAGTCAGCAACCATCCAGCAGGCCAGAGTCAGCAACCATCCAGCAGGCCAGAGTCAGCAACCATCCAGCAGGCCAGAGTCAGCAACCATCCAGCAGGCCAGAGTCAGCAACCATCCAGCAGGCCAGAGTCAGCAACCATCCGGCCGGCCACAGACAACAATCAGCCCTGGTCAGGAACAGACAGCCACCCCTGTACACAGCCGTAGAACACTCTGAACTGTTCCAGTACCGCGATAaatgatgttgttgttatagattcagctactcggaacaagttccaagtagcacgggctacggtgagcccgtagtggacttacctggcacaggagcggtggtgACGCATTAAATATGCATGGTCCTGGTTACATAGCGTGGCGGTGGTTGTGTGACGTCACTCCCAGCCTAACTACAAGGTCAGGAGAGGTCAAGCACCTTGCGGAGGGCGACCTTGGGGGTGTCACTAACCCCCTCACCCAAACACCCTAACTCTCAAGTGCTTCAACCTTGACTTTTCATGATGATATATACTTTGAAAGATCTTTTGTGATAGATATTAAACGTACACCCTTGGTATATATGTCTATATGGTGCAGTATGGTGCAGGAAGAGTGGCTCCGTCCTCGCCTCACACGGATATAGTGAAGGTTATAGCCTAACTGTTTTTGTACCAGGGATATACGTCGCTTGTATTGTGAGCGGCACATTGGTGCGTTACCCCAATATTAACCTAACTATATATATTTTcctacccgaaacgctgcgcgtattagttgctttacaagattgtaattactatattatgtatcctcacaatcccaatgtaccttcttgtatatatataaataaataaataaataaataaataaataaataaataaatatatatatatatatatatatatatatatatatatatatatatatatatatatatatatatatatatatatatagcgttgAAATTATATTGGCAATTTCTAAGTCGAGTGAATGAGATAAAACATATATAATGTGATATTATAAagaatataaatatacatatagcaAGATATACTAAAAGACCCAGGAGTTCTATTAACCTGTTAATATTCCCTCTCAGAGTAAAAGTCTAGTTCTATAAATAGTAGTGTGACGGCacaataatatacacacacaaaggCTTTGGCACAGCTTAGACGACGTATGAGGAAGCCTAGTTCACATAGGCCAATAATAGGCCTATATGCATCTTTCCATGCGTCTTTAAGATCGCTGTGTGAATTTGTGGATATTTTTGTATTACTTGAAGACGTAAATGAGAGATGAGTTGCGTGGGTGTAGAGATGAGGGTGACTGGTGAGTGTGGGCTTATGTCTCAGGGTCGAATTATGTAATAGATTCTCTACCTCATTTTGTACTTGCTCAACACTTTCAGAAATAAATTAACGTGAATATGATTATTTGTCTAAAACAGGACGCAACAAAAGGTATTTTTTTACTCATTATCTTTGCTGATAAAGACATTTTGCACAATAACCTTGTCCTGCGCCGCCCAGCAAACTTTTAAATAGCGCGCCTTACACACAGGAGTGCAAAATtaattatttgtttaattactaaaaaaaaaacaaatactgTACGCTATTCAACGTCAATTAAATCTATATACTCAAAGTAATAATATGGCATGTGAATAACTCGTCTTTACAGACACCCAGGCGATGTTACTTAATTTTATAATACTTATGTGATGACTTGGATTTCAAGACTGGCAGGGAATATTATTGGAATGGCAGTAACTGGTGAAAATGGCGACAAGTAGTGGAAGGTGTAGCGTCGAGCCGCCACTTTACGGGCCTCACAGTGGACAGGACCCCATTAAGGCATTATATCCCATGGTGAATGAAGACGAGACACCTCTTCCCAGATGCTGGAGTAGTAAAGACAAATACAGTTTCATTGGTTTATCACAAAATAATCTCAGAGTTCACTATAAGGGTAAGTGACTCTGCTCCTGTCTTTGTTTATATTGATATTGGGGGTTCGGGTGGTTCGTGGAGGGCGTCCAGGGCCTTCCAGGAAGGTGGCGTGGGGAGAGGAGTCCTGGCTGCGGGttgtggtgagaggtgagg
This DNA window, taken from Procambarus clarkii isolate CNS0578487 chromosome 40, FALCON_Pclarkii_2.0, whole genome shotgun sequence, encodes the following:
- the LOC138372852 gene encoding heat shock protein DDB_G0288861-like; amino-acid sequence: MLGYDISLLLNSNEHINKKSSMTKKQLAKLYRFHQAPQHVKLHLYRMLIRPILFGVKRTFDFKEKKVVIRLQQASQQPSSRPESATIQQARVSNHPAGQSQQPFSRPVSNHPAGQSQQPFSRPESATIQQARVSNHPAGQSQQPFSRPESATIKPARVSNHSAGQSQQPFSRPESATIQPARVSNHPAGQSQQPFSRPVSNHPAGQSQQPSSRPESATIQPASQQPSNRPESATIQHARVSNHPAGQSQQPSSRPESTISPGQSQQPSSRPESATIQPARVSNHSAGQSATIQPARVSNHPAGQSQQPSSRPESATIQPVRVSNHSAGQSQQPSSRPESATIQQARVSNHPAGQSQQPSSRPESATIQQARVSNHPAGHRQQSALVRNRQPPLYTAVEHSELFQYRDK